The Persephonella hydrogeniphila sequence TTTCATTCTCATTTTCGTAAGCTCAAAAGAAAGCTTGACATTTATTTTACGAACTTTTTCCTCTATATTTTTTTTCCAGACCGGATCCTCAGCAAAAGCAACCTGTGAGTACACTATTTCCTTTATCGGTAGAAACATACTTTGAGGAAAACAGAAATAAAAAGGAGCCTCATAACCTTCAATATCCATCTTACACTCGACTATTATAACCTTTTCATTTGGAGAAACAATTCTTGCGAGACTGGGGTTCAGCTCTATAGACCTGATCTCTACCATCACAGGATAAAAAGAGTCCCATACCTGTTCAAAGGTTCTCAAAGCTGCATTTATGAAATCTTCTATCACTCTCATCTCAAGTTTTGTAAACTCTCTTCCTTCTACTTTAAATGGCTTTGCAGGTCCTCCAAACAGTACACTTATTACTGTAAAAACAAGCCTTGAATCTATCACGAGAAGAGCACTTTCCTTTAGGGGTCTCATAGAAAATATTGTGTAACTGGAAGGAAGGGGAATTTTCAGCATAAAATTCTGGAAACGGGATATATATATATTTTCTTTAGTTATCATATTTATCTGTGGAAGAAGTTTTCTTGCCTCTTCTCTGAAGGCTTTGATCCATCTCTCGAATATAAGCTCAAATCCGGGAAGTCCACCTTTTTTGATATGTTCTACTTCTGAAAAATCAAAGGGGGCTACCTCTGCCTTCTCCTCTTCTACTTTTTCTTCTTCTTTGGTGCCTCCACCTAATAAAGCATCTATCTCTTCTTGAGACAGAAATTCGTCAGACATAACAGTACCTCTAAATCATTTCTTCCCCTGCACCGTACTCTATAACTCCTTTTTCTATCAGGCTCTTTATCGTTGCTATAATCTTTTTCCTTGCATTCTCAACTTCCGATTTCTTTACTGGTCCCAATATTTCCATATCCTCAAGGAACATCTGGGCAGCCCTTTTTGACATATTCGATAAGAATTTGTCCATAATCTCCTGAGGAGCTCCTTTAAGGGCGATTAACAAGTCATTCTTGTCAACGACCTTCAGTATTTCAATAATAGCTCTGTTATCCAACTTAACAATATCTTCGAACTTGAACATCTTCTCTTCAATCGTATCTGCAAGGGAAGGGTTCTCCTTCCTAATCTCTTCGAGAATTTCTTGCCCGAGCTCCTTAGGAAGTACATTAACAATTTCGGCAGCTATATCAACACCGCTTAATGTTTCTTCTTTACCTGCTCCGATAGTAAGCAGTTCTTCCTCAAGCGTGTTTGCTACCATCTTGAGCATATCACTGGATATCTTTTCTATAGAGGCTATTCTTTTTATCACCTCTTCCTGAACATTCGTTACACCAAGTCTTTTTGGTAGATACTGGATTATCTCTGCTGCTTTTACAGGTTTTAACTGGGAAAGAATCAGCGCAATAACCTGAGGATGCTCGTTCTGTATTATATTGGCAACAAATTTAGGATCCATTTTCTCAAGCTCTCTGAATATAGCTTTTCCTTCCTCAACAGTTAATGTTTCTGCAAGAAGTTTCTCAAGTTTGTCAGGAGGAAGAGCCTGCTCTAAAATCTTTTTAAGCTTATCTGGTGCTATTTTAACAGGAGCTATCTCCTTTAAAGATTCAAAAGCTTCTTCTAATATCTGCTTTGCGATCTCTTTTTGTGGTGGCGGAGTGGCTATAATCTGTTTTATAAGTTTTTCTATCTCATGCTCTTTCAGATGCTTAAAAATAGATACTGTTGCTTCTTCAGGCAGTAGAGATAGTAGTATAGCTGCTTTCTCTGGTCCCTTAAGATTAGCAGTTTCTTTCTTTTCTTCAGGCAATTTTTATCCCAGCTCATTAATTATTTCTTCCGATACTTTAATATATTTCTTTATTATGTAATTTATCAAGTTTTGATTTGAGTTTTTTACTCTTCCCCCGATAAAATCGTATCTCCCTCTGTTTTCGGCATGGATCACCTCTACAGTTGCTTCAAGACTGTCATCTTCACTCTTTACTGTTATCAGATCGCCTTTTTTTACAGAATCTATACAGGGGTTTAGTATTCCCATTCCTGATCTGCTCAGTTCATAAACACAGGCATTTTCACATAGCACCGAGTTGTTTTTTTGTATACTGAAGTCTCCTAAATCCTTACAGCAGAAATAGAATCTGTGAAACCTTCTCTTTTCTTCGTCAATAGAACTTTTTTCAGGATAAAAGATAATACCGTCCTCTTCTGTTTTTTTGACTGTACATTTTACGTTGTACACTGTATGATTCTGGGTAAGGAAAAGGGTAAACTCTTTCTTTTTCTTAAAAATCCTTGTTACCTGATAGGGGTTGATAGAATGCATTCTAAACAGATCTTTGTCTACGCTTTCAACAGTTCCACTGAATACAAGATTAAACACCATATCCAATCCAAATTTGTGGCAGTACCTTTCTATCTCTATCTCCCCAGAGTATCTGACACCTGCAGGTATGTCCATACTACTTTCCTTCTAATTCTTTTTTTATTCTGTTAAATATCTCCAACAGAGATATACTTTTATCCTTTATTATCCTGTATATTTTGTCTTTTTCTGAAGAAGAAACCTTTTCTCCAAACAGTTCTTCTACTACACTGTCTATATCTTCGATTATACCCATTATCTCTTCGTAGTATTGGTGAAATCCTTTCTTCTCAATGAATTTTTTAAACTCAGTGTTTAACCAGCTGAAAAACTCTGTTTCTCCAATTCTTACCGGCTCATTTTTTTCTACCATATTTGGAAGAGATAATAACCAGCTCATAAACAGAATTCTTCCTCTATCTATCTTTACAACCTCTCCTATATTAAACTCAAACAATCTTTCCATCATGCTATCTATAGCTTTTTCTGCTGTGATGGAACTGTCCTCCAACTCTTTAAAAATAGCACCGAATCTGTCTATATACTCACTTACAGAAATAACTTCCTCTTTAACTACATTTAAAGACTCCCTCTGCTCTTCCATAAGTTCTGATATCTCTCCAGCTATCTCTGTAATCACCTGAATACTGGACTTTATTTCATCTATTGTCTCACTGGACATCTCCATACTCTTTTGGACTTCTGATGCTCTTTTTGATTTTTCCTGAAGCTGACGGGCAAGAGATTTCATAGAATTAGATATATCATCAACAATATCTTCTATCTCCTCGGTTGCCCTTTTTGTTTTTATAGCCAGCTGTCTTACCTCATCTGCCACAACAGCAAAACCTTTTCCAGCCTCTCCTGCCCTTGCTGCTTCAATGGCTGCGTTCAGAGCAAGAAGATTCGTCTGTTCTGCAATAGATTTTATTGCACCGACAACTTCCTGAATCTTTTCTGACTGATCTGTTAGTATCTCAACATTGCTTCTTAATGCAACAACCTCCCCAGTCAGTTTTTTTACCTCTTCTATAGAAGAAAAGATAATATCTGAACCCTGTACGGCTTTTTCTTCTACTGTTCTTACAGTAGAGTACACATTATGGACATGTCTGTTCACATTATCTACAGATATAGACAGTATCTCAGATGAAAAAGCAAGCTGTAGCACTTTTTTCTGCATGGCTATATTTTTATCTTTGGTTGCTGTAAGATCGGTAAGTAAAACTGTTGAGCTTTTAGATATATCTTCTGTCATACTGTTTATCTGGATAAATGTACTTCTTATCCAGTCTATAAGAGTATCAAACTCTTTACCAAGATCTCCAAGTTCGTCTCTTTTTCCTATATATATCTTAGCTGTTAAATCTCCATTTCTTACCTTTGATATAGCTTCAAGCATTTTCTTTACAGGATAGATTACACTTCTATAGGTTGTGTATGCCCCTATCCCGATTAT is a genomic window containing:
- the fliG gene encoding flagellar motor switch protein FliG → MPEEKKETANLKGPEKAAILLSLLPEEATVSIFKHLKEHEIEKLIKQIIATPPPQKEIAKQILEEAFESLKEIAPVKIAPDKLKKILEQALPPDKLEKLLAETLTVEEGKAIFRELEKMDPKFVANIIQNEHPQVIALILSQLKPVKAAEIIQYLPKRLGVTNVQEEVIKRIASIEKISSDMLKMVANTLEEELLTIGAGKEETLSGVDIAAEIVNVLPKELGQEILEEIRKENPSLADTIEEKMFKFEDIVKLDNRAIIEILKVVDKNDLLIALKGAPQEIMDKFLSNMSKRAAQMFLEDMEILGPVKKSEVENARKKIIATIKSLIEKGVIEYGAGEEMI
- the fliM gene encoding flagellar motor switch protein FliM → MSDEFLSQEEIDALLGGGTKEEEKVEEEKAEVAPFDFSEVEHIKKGGLPGFELIFERWIKAFREEARKLLPQINMITKENIYISRFQNFMLKIPLPSSYTIFSMRPLKESALLVIDSRLVFTVISVLFGGPAKPFKVEGREFTKLEMRVIEDFINAALRTFEQVWDSFYPVMVEIRSIELNPSLARIVSPNEKVIIVECKMDIEGYEAPFYFCFPQSMFLPIKEIVYSQVAFAEDPVWKKNIEEKVRKINVKLSFELTKMRMKVKDILDWEEGTELNLFVSSDEEFPLYVEDKLKFYARFGKYNDKYAAMITKPVFEEEQ
- a CDS encoding methyl-accepting chemotaxis protein, with product MSIKGKLIASLVIEVLVIFLLTEFVYRDISRYLQLKKVEDAGKNYLYALNSAIAILESGSSIDKNSFAIQLRNSTSYIPENEYGKVLKGIISDAYNSISTGDTESLISFRDRLRSFLDQIEKKSENALNKGITVLVLIPLFSLIIIGIGAYTTYRSVIYPVKKMLEAISKVRNGDLTAKIYIGKRDELGDLGKEFDTLIDWIRSTFIQINSMTEDISKSSTVLLTDLTATKDKNIAMQKKVLQLAFSSEILSISVDNVNRHVHNVYSTVRTVEEKAVQGSDIIFSSIEEVKKLTGEVVALRSNVEILTDQSEKIQEVVGAIKSIAEQTNLLALNAAIEAARAGEAGKGFAVVADEVRQLAIKTKRATEEIEDIVDDISNSMKSLARQLQEKSKRASEVQKSMEMSSETIDEIKSSIQVITEIAGEISELMEEQRESLNVVKEEVISVSEYIDRFGAIFKELEDSSITAEKAIDSMMERLFEFNIGEVVKIDRGRILFMSWLLSLPNMVEKNEPVRIGETEFFSWLNTEFKKFIEKKGFHQYYEEIMGIIEDIDSVVEELFGEKVSSSEKDKIYRIIKDKSISLLEIFNRIKKELEGK